From Planococcus halocryophilus, the proteins below share one genomic window:
- a CDS encoding TetR/AcrR family transcriptional regulator — MDKKTELMSHAVRLFSLKGFHQTSVQEIAEATGISKGAFYKHFDSKEILFIKILKQHHQEILTEISNSQSNFEEDSKDIFKKKLAIEIERTLSNHEFFMMVFKDFTLTESETLKDVFMELRQSTITLHKTILLDTYGVGIEPFLPDLVAILEGLMQQYIFVLVIEKKQVSIFKLVNFITTTIDAVVDNLDSMEPVLNEARSPAATIEESFQQIIEKIKATETNQEKLMASLYLLKEQVEQEEPQEFLIEALLVYLKQFSFIKNEVAYLENFI; from the coding sequence ATGGATAAAAAAACAGAATTAATGAGTCATGCTGTACGTCTATTTTCTTTAAAAGGCTTTCACCAAACTTCTGTACAAGAAATAGCAGAGGCCACTGGAATTTCAAAAGGCGCTTTTTACAAACATTTCGATTCAAAGGAAATTCTCTTTATCAAAATTTTAAAGCAACATCATCAAGAAATACTGACGGAAATTTCGAATTCTCAGTCTAACTTCGAAGAAGATAGCAAAGATATTTTCAAGAAGAAATTAGCGATTGAAATAGAGCGCACCCTTTCTAACCATGAATTTTTTATGATGGTTTTTAAAGATTTCACACTCACTGAAAGCGAAACACTAAAAGACGTTTTCATGGAATTGAGGCAGTCGACCATTACGTTACATAAAACAATTTTACTAGACACTTACGGAGTAGGCATCGAGCCGTTTTTACCTGATTTAGTCGCAATTCTTGAAGGTTTGATGCAACAATACATCTTCGTGCTGGTAATTGAAAAAAAACAAGTATCGATCTTTAAACTTGTCAATTTCATAACTACTACAATCGATGCAGTTGTCGATAACTTAGATAGCATGGAACCCGTTTTAAATGAAGCTCGTTCTCCGGCTGCAACAATTGAAGAAAGTTTCCAGCAAATTATTGAAAAGATTAAAGCTACCGAGACAAATCAAGAAAAGCTAATGGCATCACTTTATCTATTGAAAGAGCAAGTCGAACAAGAAGAACCTCAAGAATTTTTAATCGAAGCTTTATTGGTTTACTTAAAGCAGTTTTCTTTTATTAAAAATGAAGTTGCCTATTTAGAAAATTTTATTTAA
- a CDS encoding competence protein ComK: MKNYDDNLLDRSVLFVESYFEKDKKSKITTKNGVFYSRHSVLTLIDKTCMMFASTYEGRVKATRHNLKQHKKTTLLISEDGLAAYPTKSPDHPDCVWIFNHHYRLETIAPNRTRILFDEFNVSTEVNVSIGILQKQRSRMYEMIYYYSNVREKNKS, encoded by the coding sequence GTGAAGAATTATGATGACAATTTACTTGATCGATCGGTGTTATTTGTCGAAAGTTATTTTGAAAAAGATAAAAAGTCGAAGATTACGACGAAAAATGGCGTGTTTTATTCCCGGCATTCTGTTCTAACGTTGATCGATAAAACGTGTATGATGTTTGCGTCTACATACGAAGGTCGTGTAAAAGCAACGCGCCATAACCTCAAGCAACATAAAAAAACAACGCTTCTCATCTCAGAAGATGGACTGGCCGCCTATCCCACAAAGTCTCCAGATCATCCAGACTGCGTATGGATTTTCAATCATCATTACCGCCTCGAAACTATCGCTCCAAACAGGACCCGCATCTTGTTTGATGAGTTCAACGTCTCGACTGAAGTCAATGTCTCAATTGGCATCCTACAAAAACAACGAAGCCGTATGTATGAAATGATTTATTATTATTCCAATGTTCGCGAGAAAAATAAATCTTAA
- a CDS encoding sensor histidine kinase encodes MMTGMINNIFFIIFPIVVYQLLTTTGQRNFFVSHRLSLTILFSISIILCMMFPYQVVSEDYIFDLRQVPMILGALYGGPLVSAVLFLVAAITRIIIGGDGMYIAVLNQLIIAAGVPFLRPMYMRINRLMKVVLVFIISIVSLLFNMLAGHFFFGDPIHDIIEIWLVLMLNQGAITALTALLIEHIQRQEYMFNSLLKHEKMETVSHFAAAVSHELRNPLQSIKGFVQLMKEYDYSRDKQIEFHEMVLKEIESAEDLIDDYLVYAKPTYGQLEASSVSCEVQHVLKIMVPYANGKGVEMHITEMDGNAEILMDRHKFQQAIVNIIRNGIEAMSNGGMLAIAIKSTPSKVSVHITDEGIGMTKEEVRRLGEPYFSSKIKGTGLGMMVTYSIVSQMNGQIFVDSEKGKGTEFRLEFPNLTNSIKK; translated from the coding sequence ATGATGACCGGCATGATCAACAATATCTTCTTCATTATCTTTCCGATTGTTGTTTATCAATTGCTGACGACAACAGGTCAACGGAACTTCTTTGTTAGTCATCGTCTTAGTTTGACCATTTTATTTTCTATTTCAATCATCCTATGTATGATGTTTCCTTATCAAGTTGTTTCAGAAGATTATATTTTTGATTTGCGTCAAGTGCCGATGATTTTAGGTGCATTATACGGGGGACCACTCGTATCAGCTGTTTTATTTTTAGTTGCAGCAATTACCCGAATTATAATTGGTGGAGACGGGATGTACATTGCAGTGCTGAATCAATTGATTATTGCAGCAGGAGTACCTTTTTTGCGTCCGATGTATATGCGCATTAATCGACTGATGAAAGTTGTTTTGGTATTTATCATATCGATTGTTTCACTACTATTTAATATGCTGGCAGGGCATTTCTTTTTTGGGGATCCAATTCATGACATTATCGAGATATGGCTGGTGCTGATGCTTAACCAAGGAGCGATTACTGCTTTAACGGCATTACTGATTGAACATATACAGCGTCAGGAGTATATGTTCAATTCTTTGTTAAAGCACGAAAAGATGGAAACAGTAAGTCATTTTGCGGCAGCCGTGTCTCATGAATTGCGAAATCCACTTCAAAGTATTAAAGGTTTTGTTCAATTAATGAAAGAATATGATTATAGTCGTGATAAACAAATCGAATTTCACGAAATGGTTTTAAAGGAAATTGAATCTGCAGAAGATTTAATCGATGATTATCTTGTTTATGCAAAACCTACCTATGGTCAGTTGGAAGCTTCTAGCGTTTCTTGTGAAGTCCAGCATGTATTAAAAATTATGGTACCTTACGCAAACGGAAAAGGTGTAGAAATGCATATTACGGAAATGGATGGGAATGCTGAGATTTTAATGGACCGTCATAAATTTCAACAAGCCATAGTCAATATCATTCGGAATGGCATAGAAGCAATGTCAAATGGAGGAATGTTGGCTATTGCGATTAAATCTACGCCTTCTAAAGTAAGTGTCCACATAACCGATGAAGGAATTGGGATGACAAAAGAAGAGGTACGACGATTGGGAGAGCCTTATTTCTCGAGCAAAATTAAAGGAACAGGACTTGGGATGATGGTCACTTATAGTATTGTCAGCCAAATGAACGGTCAAATCTTTGTAGATTCAGAAAAAGGTAAAGGCACCGAATTTCGATTGGAATTCCCCAATCTTACAAATTCAATTAAAAAATAA
- a CDS encoding efflux RND transporter permease subunit, protein MKQIINFSLNNKFAIWILTVMVVVAGLYAGLTMKQESIPSITLPAVTVVTVYPGAAPDEIMEEVTVPMEQRIQNMNGVELVTSTSMANASTIQVQYDFEVDMDQATRELEDALSKVTIPEAANDPQVSRLSLDAFPVLALSISNSESSLEELTDTVENQILPTLEGVPGLSEAQVSGQRVQKVTLTFDQQALTQYGLTEDTIQQIIKGSNLTFPLGLTNFDGELKNLVIDGDITSVEDLKNLQIPAVPQSAATAPTEAPSSASGEPQAQPPVAAPTAIPTIALSELADIQVVSEAESISRTNGEEAIGISIIKSPDANTVEVVNGVQEIIADMEDEYNLTVSSSFDQGEPIEKSVETMLSKALFGILFAVVIILLFLRSFKTTLISIISIPLSLLMAIFLLNQMDITLNIMTLGALTVAIGRVIDDSIVVIENIYRRMALPGEKLRGKELIREATREMFLPIFSSTVVTIAVFLPLALVSGQIGELFLPFALAVVFALSASLLVAVTIVPMMAHLMYRKQLTNMDTVTSAHKEHKPGKLAASYKRILEWSLNHKIITFGGATLVLVASLFLVPVIGVSFLPEEEQKMVMATYSPEPGQTLEDVEAIALDAESTLSERDGVTSYQYSLGGDNPMSAMGGAGNNSALFYIEYDDDFEAFSNESTKLIEDLNSSTESGEWASMDFAPTGGNGLELFVYGDNVEDIQSAIKEIQPFMEDNEGLENTESSLTDAYDQFTLVASQQSLSENGLTAAQIGMALSSVGEAPVLTTVTHEDNDINVYIETEETEYAGIEDVTAVEIPTALGTSVKVSDVMTVEEGKSPDTINRRDGQMFASLTADVLGNNAAEITAEIDEKIAEIDLPAGVTTDHGGVTEQINESFTQLGLAMLAAIAIVYFVLVVTFGGALAPFSILFSLPFTVIGVLVALWITGEALSVNALIGVLMLIGIVVTNAIVLIDRVIHMEDAGLSTREALLEGGVTRLRPILMTALATIGALIPLALGVEGGGGGLISQGLGITVIGGLISSTLLTLVIVPIVYEVVSKFRKKRVN, encoded by the coding sequence TTGAAACAAATCATTAATTTTTCATTAAACAACAAATTTGCTATTTGGATTTTAACGGTCATGGTCGTAGTAGCTGGTTTATATGCCGGCTTGACGATGAAACAAGAATCTATTCCAAGCATCACACTACCAGCGGTTACAGTCGTTACTGTATATCCAGGGGCAGCACCTGACGAAATTATGGAAGAAGTTACAGTTCCTATGGAACAACGAATTCAAAACATGAATGGCGTGGAGTTGGTTACCTCCACCTCGATGGCAAATGCTTCAACTATTCAAGTTCAATATGACTTTGAAGTAGATATGGACCAAGCAACTCGTGAGTTGGAAGATGCTTTATCGAAAGTCACAATTCCTGAGGCGGCAAATGATCCACAAGTATCTCGCCTTAGTTTAGATGCGTTTCCTGTACTAGCTTTAAGCATTAGTAACTCTGAAAGCTCACTCGAAGAACTTACGGATACAGTTGAGAACCAGATTCTACCTACGCTTGAAGGTGTGCCTGGATTGTCTGAGGCACAAGTGTCTGGACAACGTGTCCAAAAAGTCACATTGACTTTTGATCAGCAAGCACTAACGCAATACGGTTTAACTGAAGATACCATTCAACAAATCATTAAAGGATCAAATTTAACATTCCCACTAGGTTTGACAAATTTCGATGGCGAATTGAAAAATTTAGTTATTGACGGGGATATCACATCTGTTGAAGATTTGAAGAACTTGCAGATCCCAGCTGTCCCTCAATCCGCAGCTACTGCTCCAACTGAAGCACCATCTTCAGCATCAGGCGAACCTCAAGCACAACCACCAGTTGCTGCACCGACTGCGATCCCGACTATTGCACTTAGCGAATTGGCTGACATCCAAGTAGTCAGCGAAGCAGAGTCAATTTCACGGACAAATGGTGAAGAGGCTATCGGTATTTCAATTATCAAGTCACCAGATGCAAATACTGTGGAAGTCGTAAATGGCGTTCAAGAAATCATTGCGGACATGGAAGACGAATACAATCTGACAGTGTCTTCATCATTTGACCAAGGAGAACCTATCGAAAAATCTGTTGAAACAATGCTCAGCAAAGCCTTATTTGGTATTTTATTTGCAGTAGTCATTATATTGCTATTCCTTCGCAGCTTTAAAACAACATTAATTTCGATTATCTCAATCCCGTTATCCTTATTAATGGCAATTTTCTTATTAAATCAAATGGATATTACGTTAAATATTATGACCCTAGGTGCATTAACGGTTGCCATTGGTCGTGTTATTGATGACTCGATTGTTGTTATCGAAAATATTTATCGTCGTATGGCATTACCCGGAGAGAAATTACGTGGCAAAGAGTTAATCCGCGAAGCGACGCGCGAAATGTTCTTACCGATCTTTTCGTCTACTGTGGTTACGATCGCCGTATTCTTACCGCTTGCACTTGTGAGCGGACAAATCGGCGAATTGTTCTTACCGTTTGCATTAGCAGTTGTCTTTGCACTTTCAGCATCTCTATTAGTCGCTGTTACGATTGTTCCAATGATGGCACATTTAATGTACCGCAAACAATTAACGAATATGGATACTGTTACATCCGCGCACAAAGAACATAAACCAGGCAAACTGGCAGCTAGCTACAAACGTATTTTGGAGTGGTCATTAAATCATAAAATCATCACTTTTGGTGGTGCAACGCTCGTACTTGTAGCAAGTTTATTCTTGGTACCGGTTATTGGTGTGAGTTTCTTACCTGAAGAAGAGCAGAAGATGGTTATGGCTACTTACAGCCCAGAACCCGGACAAACCCTTGAAGATGTAGAAGCCATCGCGCTTGATGCAGAATCTACCCTTAGCGAACGTGACGGCGTGACGTCTTATCAATATTCGCTTGGTGGAGATAATCCAATGTCTGCAATGGGTGGAGCTGGAAATAACTCGGCATTGTTCTACATTGAATATGATGACGATTTTGAAGCTTTCAGTAACGAAAGCACAAAGTTAATCGAAGACTTAAATAGCTCAACAGAATCAGGCGAATGGGCGAGTATGGACTTTGCCCCTACAGGCGGTAACGGCTTAGAATTATTCGTTTATGGCGATAATGTTGAAGATATTCAATCGGCAATCAAAGAAATCCAGCCATTCATGGAAGATAACGAAGGCCTAGAAAACACAGAATCTAGCTTGACTGATGCTTATGACCAATTTACATTAGTCGCAAGTCAACAAAGCTTAAGTGAAAACGGATTGACTGCTGCACAAATTGGCATGGCTTTAAGTAGTGTCGGTGAAGCACCAGTCTTAACGACTGTTACTCATGAAGACAATGACATTAATGTGTATATTGAAACAGAAGAAACCGAGTACGCTGGAATTGAAGATGTTACTGCTGTAGAAATTCCAACAGCTCTTGGAACTTCTGTTAAAGTCAGCGATGTGATGACCGTAGAGGAAGGCAAATCTCCAGATACGATCAATCGTAGAGATGGCCAAATGTTTGCTTCTCTAACGGCAGATGTTCTTGGCAATAACGCTGCTGAAATCACTGCTGAAATTGATGAAAAAATTGCTGAAATTGATTTACCAGCTGGTGTTACAACAGATCATGGTGGCGTCACGGAACAAATTAACGAATCGTTCACGCAACTAGGTCTTGCTATGCTTGCTGCTATTGCAATCGTCTACTTTGTACTGGTTGTAACATTCGGCGGCGCATTAGCACCGTTCTCTATCCTGTTCTCCCTACCATTCACAGTGATCGGTGTTCTCGTAGCATTGTGGATTACGGGTGAAGCGTTAAGTGTTAACGCATTGATTGGTGTATTGATGTTAATCGGTATTGTTGTCACAAACGCGATCGTCTTGATTGACCGAGTGATCCATATGGAAGATGCTGGACTTAGCACTCGCGAAGCACTTCTTGAAGGTGGCGTGACTCGCTTGCGTCCTATCTTGATGACTGCTTTAGCTACAATCGGGGCACTGATTCCTCTTGCTCTTGGCGTAGAAGGCGGAGGCGGAGGATTGATTTCTCAAGGCCTTGGGATTACCGTTATCGGTGGGTTAATCAGTTCGACTTTATTAACATTGGTTATCGTACCAATTGTTTACGAAGTCGTATCCAAATTCCGCAAGAAACGAGTCAATTAA
- a CDS encoding GyrI-like domain-containing protein, which yields MLQKYISEPFVAERTEQPYVGISILADLSEWDEVNGLVGELFEWLKTQGTKPAGAPFFRYWCMGDSEGKYQMEVGVPVKRMVAGDRRVVVGYIPGGSYATAMHKGHPENLEKSLEALEQWAMKEGLDIDKRWEGEAEIWNGRFEFYVTDFETEEDLNKWAIEIAFLLLGDDAA from the coding sequence ATGCTACAGAAATACATTAGTGAGCCATTTGTTGCAGAACGTACGGAGCAACCTTATGTTGGGATTTCCATTCTAGCAGATCTGTCAGAATGGGACGAGGTCAATGGACTTGTAGGAGAACTATTTGAGTGGTTGAAAACGCAAGGTACTAAACCAGCAGGTGCACCATTTTTTCGCTATTGGTGCATGGGGGATTCAGAAGGTAAGTACCAAATGGAAGTTGGTGTACCGGTCAAACGTATGGTCGCGGGAGATCGACGTGTAGTGGTCGGGTATATACCAGGAGGTTCATATGCAACCGCGATGCACAAAGGTCATCCTGAGAATTTGGAAAAGTCCCTTGAGGCTTTGGAGCAGTGGGCTATGAAAGAAGGGTTGGATATCGACAAACGTTGGGAAGGTGAAGCGGAAATTTGGAACGGGCGTTTTGAGTTTTATGTGACTGATTTTGAGACAGAAGAAGATCTAAACAAATGGGCTATTGAAATTGCATTTTTACTCCTTGGGGACGATGCAGCCTAA
- a CDS encoding sigma-70 family RNA polymerase sigma factor — translation MKNFEEVANQYAPMVSAIIRKLHIYRDYESFRQLGNIALWQAWQRFDDAKGNFTPYAYRSIQGAMLDELKRETKRNEQSSHCGTEIKEESLEEVGESLPEWLELGMLNENEKWLLDALYVKGCRLTELAHIENISLAGMKKRRQRLVNKLRETTLHPYKK, via the coding sequence ATGAAAAATTTTGAAGAAGTAGCGAACCAATATGCGCCAATGGTTTCAGCGATTATCCGCAAGCTTCATATTTACCGTGATTATGAAAGCTTCCGCCAACTTGGGAATATCGCGTTATGGCAAGCATGGCAGCGTTTTGATGATGCTAAAGGAAACTTTACACCGTATGCATATCGCAGTATTCAAGGAGCAATGCTTGATGAATTAAAGCGAGAAACTAAGCGAAATGAACAAAGCAGTCATTGTGGTACTGAGATAAAAGAAGAGAGTCTAGAGGAAGTAGGGGAAAGTTTGCCAGAATGGCTCGAATTAGGCATGTTAAATGAGAATGAAAAATGGTTATTAGATGCACTTTATGTAAAAGGATGTAGATTAACGGAGCTAGCTCATATTGAAAATATTTCGCTTGCAGGCATGAAAAAGAGACGACAGCGTCTAGTGAATAAGTTGAGAGAGACGACACTTCATCCGTATAAGAAGTAG